AATATTGAAGtagatattatttttgtaaattatcTACTATTTTTTCGATTGTTTTGCTTTTCTGTGAAAATGTTTTACGTTAGCagttattttttcaatatgaatatataaaagttatcATTGTAGGCCATTCGCATAGAACACTATCTATCGCACctattatattcttaatatttgacatgtatataagtaaattcaagatatatatgttttgtctacgaaaatatttcaatatatgttaaattatataatttttaatttttcgttAATATGGAATATTGAGTTACAGTATATGTTGATAATGCCAAAATAAAGGGAAAATTAAtgccttttattttttgttattaaaaattaaacaaaaaaaaaaaggatatatattGGTATGTAAAGAGGTGATTgagtgaaaaaaatttttaaagtaatatttagaagaaacaaaaagaaggagaaataataaaattttagatAATAAATAGAGTACAATTGtagaatgaataaaaaaaagaagaaatttatttgaaaaacatcttccaaaaaaatataaaataaatataaaaaagaattagaaaatatttaaaaatttaaatccATTATATTAACGATTACGCATATAGAGTGTTATCCGTTCattttatatcaaataaaataatacaaaaaatacatgcatatatacttGCATCATATTATCAAATGGGGTAATGTTAAACATTatgattaaaaatgaaaattcaaTGCTTATTTAActagtatatatgtaatatatctTAATCCAATAAAATAAGGgtaattttatatctataCTGTTACAAATTAAACAAATGCACTCATGCTACATAATGCAAAAATGTATACTTTGTACTCAtttaatttgtaatattGAAGAGTTAAAACAATTTATTCTGAGGaattttatacttatttGGTAATTTGAATTAAGGAATGAATTGTTTATATTCTgactaataaatttaaatctAAAGAAAAATCCTTAATTATATTAGACATCCTAATTATAGAAGtaatattatgatatatgGGAATGAATGTAGTATTAACtaggaaatatatttctaatataaatacatgatagtatatatgttttaaaatgaaacattatttttataaattgcatgaaaaaagcaaaagtacttttctaaaatataatatttttcatatactGAGAAAATTCAAGAACATGaagtaatatataagaaCAAACACTATTTAAACACAAATgcaatatatgcatataaatttaaaagtacattgtgattttttatatatgaatggaAAATTGCagttacaattatataactattctatattttatttaatgtgAATTTTCGAATGTAAACATTATTCAGTTCTTCTTTTCAGTTATCCAgcttcatttttattctgtgtttctttttttttccaataaGCATCCTCTTCGttcaagaaaaatataatatattcatttctcATGGCTGTATAAGGAAAAAGATTAACTAActtatctttattttatatgttttttattatacatatttgtcTGTTTCCTAGTGTTCACTTATACATGATGAAATATCTATCCTGGAAATTAAATTGATGAAAAATTTGTCATTCCTCTATGTTAATGttactataatatttattatttttattcactaatctatttcattttcttttctataaGCCATACATTCCACTGTTTATTTTCTAtccaatttatataaaaggatATCAACCATTTGTTATAGTCGTTCATAACTTCTTTACACCACTGTTTTACCATCGTGTTTAcgtcatttatatatttttttttaatacgcTTAATTAAAAAGTTCCACAAATACTCTTCATTCCTTATTCTTTGGTCCCATTCTCTATACGCTGaaacttttatataaatatctttatctagaaataataatttttccaaCCAGCGTGTCCAGCGATCAACTTCGTATAACCTAAAAGGATGTGAATCCCATTcattcttcttcttttctttccaATACATTAACTTGCAtgtcataattttattgtaagATGATATAATTTCATTGAACCAACTTTCAAAATCTgatgttatataatttaatccATGTGTTTTGAACCATTCTATCCATTGATTGTCACTCCAATTAGAGCATACATCATAAAGATCTGATTTATATTCTTCCTGCATATAGGGATTATAGTGTAACCATTTTTCCTCTAAGttgtacaaaaaattattccatTTCTCATTTTTGTTTCCAAACCAagcattatttttctttttaaaatcctttatcatatcttttttttgttttttaaaccataatttccatttttcatttttattttcttctaatGTTTTAAATTCCAATATCTTTTGccttaaataaaatattggCATATCCTCAGGACCATTATAAGACTTACAAAGTGCAGGTTTTGTTTTTCCACTACAtatctaaataaaatataaaaaagaatatatgttttttatattaacataatttttaaatagaataaactaaaatttaaatatatttatttgaaatattttatattacccCACTAAAGCAACCATTAACACTTTCAGAGGTAgaagataatttaaatataacagCGGAAGCTGATACAAAAAAGAGTATTGATTTCatcttaaatattttatagttttattttatattatttatttttcaataaaatatattaaattacaaaagCATGAACTCTAAAttaataagtataaaaataacgcGGAACATGAGAAAATGGTTTACAAAAAGTATTTAAattactatttaaaaaaaaataataaaataaaaatttttcaatgaaaaaaatatggatccaaaaaattaagtattataatttttataataaggTTAAAACAATTCTATAGAGAAACACctatatttacttaaatgtaattaaatatttatttatttacctATGTCAActtacaatattttaataataattaattattttttttttaaatatttaattttaaaatctaaataataataaaatataggaTTATTGTAAAACTTAAActaaacatgtatatgtatatatatatttatatatagatatagatagaAAGATAAAATTTCAAGATTTATAATAAGTAATTCAATTCGTTactttttaacatataagtATATCATCAATATTATccatatatgttttattaataaataacttacctctttattaacatttttgttatcataatttttttttttatgaaaatattattctgcgtaattatgtgaatataatatatataataatttagaaatgaagataaaaattaaattagaaaaaaatacaaaaaaataaaaattacaatattgAATTTACActtaaattatgtttaaaCATAATTGACAATTATACagagaataataataaggaattaaaaaaaaacttttcaacatttaaaatggattatattttccttaagtttttttacactttttttcaaaaatttacttacattattttaggagtttttttaattgtgttttttatttttctaattgttctattattttctgaatttattttatgtagtatatatatttttcttagttttttatttttattctctttttactttatatcttaattttttaaactttgttaattattgtttcatttttttattttattttttgcttcatattttatattttttgtccaatttttatttattaataaacgAAGTTCTCTAAAATACATTCTAATGCTTGCCATTATTTTTGACAcaatttgtttaattaaaagaaacattatttacatatttttattatttaatttttttattgattgAATATTTCTGATATTAAAacataagaataaatataatgaaatatcctaagaaaaaattattatatatctctTTGTTTGGTatgaattttaataattctaaagAAAACGGAATAACAGTTTgcttgtataattttttactattatacGTTAATAACaagaatattatttgttatattaataaaattttataataaaaatattttttatttattaatatattttaagaattgtcatattaaaaaattttaattaatatttttagaataattttaaaaaatattataaaaaaaaatttttctaataggaagtaaaatattataaaaaatgtggGTACCAAACTTTTTATGGTTGTTGAAATATGCACAAGAAGGTAAAAAgggttttatattttaaaaggaaaaattaacttATTAAATGTGAAAGAGAGTATTtagttaaaatttaattaatattatgttttagtGAGAAcagaaaatgataatatcataaaatatatttatataacgtAGCATAGCATGgcaaatgaataataatattgaaaaatggATTTGATATATCATTTCCATGATTTACTGTAAagttgttatttttaataatattttataaatcattaataataattattttacatattagcaatttataattaatacaataaataatacaatcctttacaaatattattatataacactTCCTAATTGAGAATGGCTCCCAGAGttgtagtaaaatataaagcaaaATGATTTATGCTATCTTTTTCCTATTTTCCTatgaatggaaaaatattctttttatcaatatatatatatatatatatatatatatgtaaatgtgtTTCGTTTATAAtgccatatatattatggataaaatgaatttcgtcattaagaaataaaatttttaaatataattttttaatttggagaaaaaataaataatttaaaagaacacaaatatatctaatatataaatgtttaaagATATACAATAAATGAACACTATTAATATGCAAATATCAATTAACTCATAACAGATTAAGATGTTTTCATTAAGTACATAGCATACATTTTTCTATAATGTaacttataatataaatttcccgtaaattatcattatgtTTTCATAAGGagtttttttacttttttttttttttttaagaacaaaatctttatataaattaaaacatgAAACGGTCGAACTATGGGAATGTAAAAAagatacaaataaatatatttctaaatgtgaaaataactaaatattatgaagtaataggataaaatagaattataaaaatttttgtaataatactGTGTTAATTCAAGAATAGTGttacaatttatttatttttttttgtttccttattctaaattataattttttccaagTTTAACTTTTtcggaaaatattaatattaactgCTTTTTTGTATAGGTATATTAATATCTTAGTACTTTTATTGAAAcaagtattaatatattgttttaatgGATAATATtacagaaataaaaaatgtatatataattgtaatatatttgaagTGCTTCAATTTCAAACCTcatatttaatgaatttttttttctttttattacttattactttatattcattttctttattatctagagacattaaaaaatttaaataaaatttttcattaatagccttttttcttaaatatcatctaaatatattatggaaGTATACCTATGAATTTATAGAAAGtgtttttcttctatttcaTCTGATTTGTCTACTGTTATATCACTAACTATAGAATTTGCATGTAAGTCATCTTCTCTTATCCAATCTTCTATCTCATTTCTGAAACTATCTTTCCGTATATGAGCATCAAATTCctcatttcttttcttttctatatcatttttattatattcaattatattttctgtaATTTCTTGCTTTTTACTTGAATATCCTTCTCCTTTCCATTCATTTATGGATCTATCCAAATATGATTCCCTATTTTCAAGGTTTACctcctttttatattcttctaATACTGTTATAAGCACGAGAATACAAAactttgttaataattttttttttatatatttacataattctttataattttctttgtgCTTCAATTCTTCTACATTTAATAGtgatacataatttttagtaTCTTCATTTACATATTCATCTGAGATATTCTGCAACTCCTCTGCTAATCCATTATTCCAGTACTGATCAAGATGTTGTTGTATAATCATACCCTTTTTTGATATCCACTGTCtccatatatctttttctctttctaaATATGAAACTTTTTGATTTTCATTTGgagatttcttttttatttcttccatTTCTTGTATGTAAGATACTTCTCTTTTCCATTCATCcttcaaattattaaaccAATAGTCTTTTTTCAGATTTTGAGAAAGATTTCTATGTCTTTGTATCCATTTATTCCAtagaatattttgttttttaatatcactgatacatttaatattttctattattagaTCATCATCAATTAAATTAGGAAAGGTTATATTATCTTCTTTTGTGAACTCATCTATgcatatttctaaaaattcgTCTTGGATGTTTTCCCATTCTTTATTTCTGAATTCTTCGAGTACTTCCATATGTACTTCTACTATGATTTTGGATCTGTCTCTTTTTCGCTTtgataaatttacattttttgtaagttcatttatttttattttttttataatttcttcatcatcataTATTGTGTGTTCTAAAGGATCATCCATAAAAATTGTACTCTTCTTGTTAGAAAATGAAGGTACAAGCAATCTCAGAAATTTCACATGTCTTcttcttatcttttttttttttttaaacattccAGTTAAAGCAAACTATAGTATaagaaaaacatttttataaaataagctattaaaataaataaaagattttcatatttttaaacttttattattatattactttaataaaaagagaaaatataataataattaccaAACTTATTAAAATAGATGATGTATATTTATCACTTGGATTTAATGTCGTACCTgtaattgtattttatacatatatatgtatatattatttagtatagttatttaaaatgtagaaatataagtaaaattagTGATACCTGGAGTATGGGGTATTTGAGGAGGACTATGTGCTAAGGTATATGTCGATGCACTATGAGTTGGCTGTGTATTCTTAGGATCAGGAGATAATTGTATGTCTTGAACAGTTGGAGAGAGTAATTCATTAGTAACTTCTGATGCTGCATGTACATCTTCAgaaattttagttttttctAATGATGCATCTGTTAAAGATTGTGAATTCTCAGTTTCTTTAGTTGAATGCTGAATTTCTGAAGCTTCACTTTTAATAAGTTTTGATGGAGATTGTGATGGAATTTGTAGTTCAAGTTCAGTTTGTGCTTCTGGTGCAGTGGGCACATCTATATTTTGATTTTGAGGTTTGGGAATATTTTGATCTGTACCTTCAGTTCCACTTTgtaatcttttattttcaagTAATCCTACAGTAGTTTCTGCTGAATTCGAGGTTGTACATTCAGAAAGTTCTTTAAATGTTTCTTGATTCATTATATCACATGTCGATTCTTTAGTTAGTTTTTTGGTCTTTTTTGCTGGTTCCACTTTGTAACATCTTTCGAAGaggtttttcttttcttcaaATTGCTTCTGCATCTCTTTAATCCATGCATTATATGTTTTGCATTTGTCTAAACATGTATTTTCACATTTACctgagttttttttttttattgtttctaTTACATTCAAATctatacttctttttttacagAAATCctcttctttatattttaattctaaaagttctttatgttctttttttaaaatcataGGGCATCCACCATAATTAGTTATATCCTTAAAGTAATGGTGTAGTTGAAACTTTAATAATGATTCCCACATATGTTGGCTTGTATGCCGAGGAGGAGACATATTCTTAATTAGAAAATCAGCTAATTGTTTGCATTCTTCTCTAAATAAATTTTCGTTATTTGCCGTTTTTAAGAATTTAGTTCTATTTTGTACGTAAGTTCTAATAGTCCTAAATGGTTCTGTGAGGGTTAGCGAAAATCCTGCCGTTCCAGAAATAGTGAAATGCtgaatttaaaagaattattaaaaattacgtAAGTATTAAGTTTTATGTTCATTGCACTGtaacatattttatcataaataaataatttatgtatgaatttaatagtttaaaaaaaaaatgaatattaccTTAGGTATACAATTTTCCATAATGACCCTATATCGATGCTCTAGTTCgttgaaaatgaaaatcttaaagaaaattaatcGTGTACATTTTGTATCAGTAtcgtattttaaaaattaagatgTATTAAAAggaattacatatttatgagCTACGTAGTAATTTATATCagaaatataaagtaaataaatttattattatttattctgtaagagttttatcttattttaacttaagtaaatataaaacaattgAAGATATATCCTAAATATGTTTTGAAATTAAATGGTggttaagtatatattagtatataaaatttatataaccTTCATTAAAGGAATCACAATaacttacaaaaaaaaaattacatataaattaaatgaaaaataaattaaaatttattatataaaagtattacTAATCAAtttattgctttttttttggatctttttttttgtttttaacgCAAAAAACCGTATATAAATGCTGTTGTATTAAGGTAAACAATTCTTTTTGTTCAagtttttttggaaaataaataatctatAAACCAGATAATTATTAACACTTATAGTATGTTTGTTATTATGTtacatttatcatttttccCACATTGCGCACTACattgtaattatattgttaacagttttttatttttaataccttatatatagaaatgggaaataataatatataaattatactatattGTTTCTGTTTTTGAGAATGataaataacattataatGCACATAAtccatttaataatatatgcaaataatctaccaaaaatttaataagttATGCTATACATTATgctacaaaataattttaaatagtatacattatcatacatatacatatatacgtatgttgTGTATTTGTCTATAACCACTTTTGAATAAAATTGATTTCATTTGAACTAAATgttaattaataaagaataagttaaggtatattatttattgaataAAATGTTGACTGcttatgaaatatatgaaaaattattagaataTACTTGTGAGAATGTTATTCGTACTGCATGTCTAAAAAAAcgtaaaatgaattataactatgtaatgaaaaataataatactaaatTTTACGTAAatgcaataatatattaaattaaataatacaacatTATTGAAGTTTCATAACTGTTTTTTTGTacttattcatatatatattctaataaatacatcatagaaaaaaatttttaattttatttctatttttttttttttttctgcatttgttatgaatatgaaaaaatcgTTTTAAGACTATTATTAAGTATTCATTTATGATCtagaataacaaaattaagtattagcttatagtatatttttaaatattaatcaATAAATGAAATCACAGAactctttaaaaatattacttgcattataatatattatttgttaatgtaaatatattattacttattttaaaatttcttttgaaACAAGCATATAAAAGATAATGAATAAgcaagaaattaaaataatatatatattagtaaattttagtaaataattatttgaattagTGGTTgatgtaatataattatgtttaacCAATCtgttatattaaagaattattggtttttacttatttgtaatttttgaatttatttttactcaattttttttttttttttctgttctttatattttaatccCTTACATTCcatctcattttttttttaaatatttttatttattacattgtACATGGGAATATATGTGAAAAtaattcatcattttttaagataatatatgtttaaaatatCTCATTTGAATGTATAAGATATGCGCAAAATAtagtacataatatatatgtaatagtGCTTGATTAGgtagcaaaataaaagaaaatataattttctgaAATATGTGAAGGTATATTGGAagaacattattataattgttatcaagtgtatataaaacaatttatttcctctatttttttttttttattgttttatatatgtatgaaaaaTCTTACTGTTTTGATGTATCCtttactattatattttaaatatcttataaaatttattgaatAACATTACAGTTTAtacataacatataatttatgtaaatgaaaaaaatagtaaatattattatgaattatttgATATTTGTCTATATTACgatgattattttattaatttatttaaatagtatattttaatgttaaaatagatatattaaataagtggaattttcatataaaatggACTAACGATATTccattatgtatatatatatatatatataaataatattttattaagaataCTTTTAACggaaaaaatatgcaaaaatatttgtattcattatgtattaaaaacaaatttctaataaatataaaaaaattatatgcccaatattaattataatcaCGTAAATACATTATACTATTGTTCacttaaatattattcttccaaatgaataattaaaaaataataaaaaaaaaaaatttacaataattaacaatattatattattatctttttaatatatatataattttttacgaCAGCATTTATGGAAGCGCTCATTtggtttttattaatttttagaaCAACTAGGCTCTCTAACTATCTTACATATAGCTGATGTTtagaatgaaataaataataatgcatttttatatattcataataatacaaatgtaACTTACAAAgcagaataaaaataaacgttgtatataatgaaattcccttaaacatttacatttaaagaggatttttctattttagtaaaaatcCTTGTtcctaaatatttttttgggaCTGTTtcaataaaacaaaatatatatatttgaataacttatttatgttttttctatattaaggaatactataaaaattatttattatctttgtaaaatattatattttctccttattgagtatata
The window above is part of the Plasmodium malariae genome assembly, chromosome: 10 genome. Proteins encoded here:
- the PmUG01_10053200 gene encoding tryptophan-rich protein, coding for MKSILFFVSASAVIFKLSSTSESVNGCFSGICSGKTKPALCKSYNGPEDMPIFYLRQKILEFKTLEENKNEKWKLWFKKQKKDMIKDFKKKNNAWFGNKNEKWNNFLYNLEEKWLHYNPYMQEEYKSDLYDVCSNWSDNQWIEWFKTHGLNYITSDFESWFNEIISSYNKIMTCKLMYWKEKKKNEWDSHPFRLYEVDRWTRWLEKLLFLDKDIYIKVSAYREWDQRIRNEEYLWNFLIKRIKKKYINDVNTMVKQWCKEVMNDYNKWLISFYINWIENKQWNVWLIEKKMK
- the PmUG01_10053300 gene encoding STP1 protein; translation: MENCIPKHFTISGTAGFSLTLTEPFRTIRTYVQNRTKFLKTANNENLFREECKQLADFLIKNMSPPRHTSQHMWESLLKFQLHHYFKDITNYGGCPMILKKEHKELLELKYKEEDFCKKRSIDLNVIETIKKKNSGKCENTCLDKCKTYNAWIKEMQKQFEEKKNLFERCYKVEPAKKTKKLTKESTCDIMNQETFKELSECTTSNSAETTVGLLENKRLQSGTEGTDQNIPKPQNQNIDVPTAPEAQTELELQIPSQSPSKLIKSEASEIQHSTKETENSQSLTDASLEKTKISEDVHAASEVTNELLSPTVQDIQLSPDPKNTQPTHSASTYTLAHSPPQIPHTPGTTLNPSDKYTSSILISLVIIIIFSLFIKFALTGMFKKKKKIRRRHVKFLRLLVPSFSNKKSTIFMDDPLEHTIYDDEEIIKKIKINELTKNVNLSKRKRDRSKIIVEVHMEVLEEFRNKEWENIQDEFLEICIDEFTKEDNITFPNLIDDDLIIENIKCISDIKKQNILWNKWIQRHRNLSQNLKKDYWFNNLKDEWKREVSYIQEMEEIKKKSPNENQKVSYLEREKDIWRQWISKKGMIIQQHLDQYWNNGLAEELQNISDEYVNEDTKNYVSLLNVEELKHKENYKELCKYIKKKLLTKFCILVLITVLEEYKKEVNLENRESYLDRSINEWKGEGYSSKKQEITENIIEYNKNDIEKKRNEEFDAHIRKDSFRNEIEDWIREDDLHANSIVSDITVDKSDEIEEKHFL